Proteins from a single region of Lysinibacillus sp. JNUCC-52:
- the bshA gene encoding N-acetyl-alpha-D-glucosaminyl L-malate synthase BshA has protein sequence MRKLKIGITCYPTVGGSGVIATELGKMLAERGHEIHFITSSVPFRLNKIYPTVFFHEVEVNNYSVFQYSPYDIALASKMADVIKDEGLDVLHVHYAIPHAVCAVLAREMSGQNIGIVTTLHGTDISVLGQDSTLSQAIKYGIDKSDIVTAVSESLKEQTYELIDTVKPIETIYNFVDERVYRPQNAGNLKEQFGIQEDEKVIIHVSNFRKIKNLPHIVDAFMKIRENVKAKLLLVGDGPEKHRVMDQVKESPYVKDVLFLGKQENLAELYAISDLKLLLSQQESFGLVLLEAMACGVPCIGTTVGGIPEVIDHGVDGYLVELGDTDAVADYAVQLLNDEDKLLRFREAAMRAVSGKFHSSKIVEQYEQLYEKVAEKNHAKQ, from the coding sequence ATGAGAAAGCTAAAAATCGGCATTACCTGTTATCCAACAGTTGGAGGCTCTGGTGTAATTGCAACAGAATTAGGAAAAATGCTAGCAGAGAGAGGGCACGAAATTCATTTCATCACCTCAAGCGTACCATTTCGATTGAATAAAATTTATCCGACCGTCTTTTTCCATGAAGTAGAAGTGAACAATTATTCAGTATTTCAGTATTCGCCATATGATATTGCATTAGCGAGTAAAATGGCGGACGTGATTAAAGATGAAGGGTTAGACGTGCTACATGTACATTATGCAATCCCACATGCCGTATGTGCGGTACTAGCCCGAGAAATGAGTGGGCAAAATATTGGCATTGTGACAACGCTCCATGGTACGGATATTTCCGTTCTTGGACAGGATTCTACACTGTCACAAGCTATTAAATATGGTATTGATAAATCTGACATTGTGACAGCAGTTTCAGAGTCACTAAAAGAGCAAACCTACGAACTTATTGATACTGTTAAGCCAATTGAAACGATATACAACTTCGTGGATGAGCGTGTCTATCGTCCGCAAAATGCTGGTAACTTAAAAGAGCAGTTTGGCATTCAAGAAGATGAAAAAGTTATTATTCATGTTTCTAACTTCCGAAAAATTAAAAACCTCCCTCATATTGTCGATGCGTTTATGAAAATCCGTGAAAATGTAAAAGCGAAGCTACTGTTAGTAGGGGATGGACCTGAAAAGCATCGTGTGATGGATCAAGTAAAAGAAAGCCCATATGTTAAGGACGTTTTATTTTTAGGCAAACAAGAAAATTTAGCTGAATTATACGCTATTAGTGATTTAAAGCTGTTACTTTCACAACAAGAATCTTTTGGACTTGTCTTGCTTGAAGCAATGGCTTGTGGTGTGCCATGTATCGGTACGACCGTTGGTGGGATACCAGAAGTCATTGATCATGGTGTAGATGGCTATTTAGTGGAATTAGGCGATACGGATGCTGTAGCTGACTATGCTGTACAGTTACTGAACGATGAAGATAAATTACTTCGTTTCCGCGAAGCAGCAATGCGTGCAGTGAGTGGAAAATTCCACTCATCTAAAATTGTTGAGCAGTATGAACAACTGTATGAAAAGGTTGCTGAAAAAAACCATGCAAAACAATAA
- the panB gene encoding 3-methyl-2-oxobutanoate hydroxymethyltransferase, with the protein MKTTSDFLKMKAAGEKIVMLTAYDYPSATFAEEAGVEMILVGDSLGMVVLGYSSTMPVTVADMVHHAKAVRRGAKNTFMIVDMPFGSYQGEINDTLKTAVSMMQETGADALKLEGAGDVLPVIRKLTSAGIPVVAHLGLQPQLAGVLGGYKVQGKTAEQAQQLIEDAKKCEAAGACAIVLECIPHQLTELVSAALMIPTIGIGAGLEADGQVLVFHDMLSYGSHHVPKFVERFADMGSEASSGIESFVNAVKAGTFPTIKHSFTMKDEALDQLYGGVK; encoded by the coding sequence ATGAAGACAACATCAGATTTTTTAAAAATGAAAGCAGCAGGAGAGAAAATCGTTATGTTAACGGCATACGATTATCCATCCGCAACATTTGCTGAGGAAGCAGGTGTTGAAATGATTCTTGTAGGCGATTCGCTTGGAATGGTTGTGCTTGGTTATTCATCAACGATGCCAGTAACGGTTGCGGATATGGTCCATCATGCAAAAGCTGTACGTCGCGGGGCAAAAAATACATTTATGATTGTGGATATGCCATTTGGGTCTTATCAAGGTGAGATTAACGACACTTTAAAAACAGCGGTATCCATGATGCAGGAAACAGGGGCAGATGCTCTTAAGCTAGAGGGAGCAGGGGATGTATTGCCAGTAATCCGTAAATTAACATCAGCAGGTATCCCTGTCGTTGCCCATTTAGGATTGCAACCGCAATTAGCAGGCGTACTTGGTGGCTACAAGGTACAGGGGAAGACAGCTGAACAGGCACAACAACTTATTGAGGATGCCAAAAAGTGTGAAGCTGCGGGGGCTTGTGCCATTGTATTAGAATGTATTCCACATCAGCTAACAGAGTTAGTATCCGCTGCACTAATGATTCCGACGATTGGCATTGGCGCTGGACTTGAGGCAGATGGACAAGTGTTAGTTTTCCATGACATGCTAAGCTATGGATCACATCATGTGCCAAAATTTGTGGAACGCTTCGCCGATATGGGAAGTGAAGCAAGTAGTGGTATTGAAAGTTTTGTAAATGCAGTGAAAGCAGGGACATTCCCAACAATAAAACACTCCTTCACGATGAAGGATGAAGCATTAGATCAGCTATACGGAGGCGTTAAATAA
- a CDS encoding DUF4097 family beta strand repeat-containing protein: MISRYKLIALSMITLGILLAVIGFSSGGKLNIVQEGNGFTVPAKNGLENNFYTLEAFTDLHINNDYGDVEILQSDNYSLETNVMKNTDVTYSIKDGTLTVETKSKRKSGMSIGIGSWKSPSIKITVPKDTKLNSLVIDSNFGDTILKGFHYKQLNVKEDYGDILLKNITGEKTEITQAFGDLTLDQFNGNGFIVESEHGDININGTLNGQSKITSSFGDTSLHLDNNKSDIGFELKTSFGDITVNDSSQNSKVSQLHAGENQLSISLSHGDIELSLK, translated from the coding sequence ATGATTTCGCGATATAAGCTTATTGCGCTTAGTATGATTACTTTAGGTATTTTGCTTGCCGTCATTGGTTTTTCCTCTGGAGGAAAATTGAATATCGTACAAGAGGGTAATGGCTTCACTGTACCTGCTAAAAATGGGCTCGAAAATAATTTTTATACACTTGAAGCATTTACAGACCTGCACATAAACAATGACTACGGGGATGTTGAAATACTTCAGTCAGATAATTATTCATTAGAAACAAACGTTATGAAAAATACGGATGTGACTTATAGCATTAAAGATGGTACTTTGACAGTTGAAACGAAAAGTAAAAGAAAAAGTGGCATGTCGATTGGCATTGGCTCATGGAAGTCACCCTCCATAAAAATTACGGTTCCAAAAGATACAAAATTAAATTCGCTAGTGATTGACAGTAATTTTGGCGATACAATACTTAAAGGTTTCCACTACAAACAACTCAATGTTAAAGAGGATTATGGCGATATCCTACTGAAAAATATTACTGGAGAAAAAACGGAAATAACACAGGCATTCGGTGATTTAACGCTTGACCAATTTAATGGTAACGGCTTTATTGTTGAGAGCGAGCATGGGGATATCAATATAAATGGGACACTTAACGGTCAATCTAAGATTACCTCTAGCTTTGGAGATACTTCGCTACACTTAGACAATAACAAAAGTGATATAGGATTCGAATTAAAAACAAGCTTTGGCGATATTACAGTGAATGATAGTTCTCAAAATAGTAAAGTTTCACAGCTACATGCAGGAGAAAATCAGCTTAGTATTTCTCTTTCTCATGGAGATATAGAATTATCTTTAAAATAA
- a CDS encoding DUF1700 domain-containing protein — protein sequence MDRASYLRKLRSKLSRLPAHELNAALVYYEEYFDEAGVENEQQVIAQLGSPSVVASQIMADFAIKDLDATPASTKKNMTAIWLIILAILSAPLSIPLLAVAVALIISVGAVIFSFVVAIVATVLSIFLGGVVALIAGFFVLTEHWPTALLFIGIGLIVTGLGVLLFPAVARLIKKIGLVCVEVLASLFRKITKKRKGGF from the coding sequence ATGGATAGAGCTAGCTATTTAAGAAAGCTACGCAGCAAATTAAGTCGGCTTCCAGCGCACGAGCTAAATGCTGCGCTTGTCTATTATGAAGAGTATTTTGATGAAGCAGGTGTAGAAAACGAACAGCAAGTCATTGCGCAACTAGGGTCTCCCTCTGTTGTTGCCTCACAAATAATGGCTGATTTTGCCATAAAGGATTTAGATGCAACACCCGCATCTACAAAGAAAAATATGACCGCGATTTGGCTCATTATTCTAGCAATATTATCGGCACCACTATCAATACCATTACTTGCAGTTGCAGTAGCACTAATTATATCGGTTGGAGCCGTCATTTTCAGCTTTGTTGTGGCGATTGTAGCAACAGTTTTAAGTATCTTTTTAGGTGGTGTTGTTGCACTTATTGCAGGTTTCTTTGTGTTAACAGAGCACTGGCCAACGGCACTTCTCTTTATAGGAATAGGGCTAATTGTTACTGGATTGGGCGTTCTCCTTTTCCCAGCCGTAGCGCGCTTGATTAAAAAAATTGGTCTTGTTTGTGTAGAAGTTTTGGCAAGTTTATTCCGTAAAATCACAAAAAAGCGTAAAGGGGGATTTTAG
- a CDS encoding CCA tRNA nucleotidyltransferase, whose protein sequence is MQNNKEWQAAFSVIEQLEEAGFEAVVVGGAVRDALLNRSVHDVDVATNALPQEVKTVFNRTVDIGIQHGTVLVLEPTAPVEVTTYRTDGEYSDHRRPEEVHFVRSLEEDLQRRDFTMNAIAMRRDGSLVDFYGGQRDIETGVIRAVGEAKVRFAEDALRMLRAVRFSAQLGFTIEAKTLQAMQEKASDIAWVAKERIKAELDKLWVGKEVYNGIRKLEESGLVSYLQGNFQGEHWHGFSVKNATCGWAYFALLQEEQWQEVLRTYRLSNKEMAFVKAVLSAFHALQKGWTSMDYFTYSLEELETAQYFAQLKELATNSQQSIREAQARLPIRHRQELVVNGMDLLQWSGQNRGPWLKEALQLILTAVINGELSNERKDIKDWFEREYDLEG, encoded by the coding sequence ATGCAAAACAATAAAGAATGGCAGGCTGCCTTCTCCGTTATTGAACAATTGGAGGAGGCGGGCTTTGAGGCAGTTGTCGTAGGCGGAGCTGTGCGAGACGCCCTATTAAATCGTTCTGTACATGATGTCGATGTAGCGACAAATGCATTGCCACAAGAAGTTAAAACTGTTTTTAATCGTACGGTTGATATTGGTATTCAACACGGCACTGTGCTTGTTCTTGAGCCGACAGCACCCGTTGAAGTAACAACCTATCGTACGGACGGAGAATATTCGGATCATCGAAGACCAGAGGAGGTTCATTTTGTTCGCTCTCTAGAAGAAGATTTACAGCGTCGTGACTTTACGATGAATGCGATAGCTATGCGTCGAGATGGCTCGCTTGTAGATTTTTATGGTGGACAACGTGATATTGAGACTGGTGTGATTCGAGCAGTAGGAGAAGCCAAAGTACGTTTTGCTGAGGATGCCTTACGAATGCTAAGGGCTGTGCGTTTTTCAGCACAGCTTGGCTTTACTATCGAGGCCAAGACACTTCAAGCAATGCAGGAAAAAGCTTCAGATATCGCATGGGTTGCCAAAGAGCGCATTAAGGCTGAACTTGATAAGCTTTGGGTAGGAAAAGAAGTTTATAATGGCATTCGAAAGCTTGAAGAAAGTGGACTAGTATCCTATTTGCAAGGTAACTTTCAAGGAGAGCATTGGCATGGTTTTTCTGTAAAAAATGCAACTTGTGGTTGGGCGTATTTTGCTCTTCTACAAGAAGAGCAATGGCAGGAAGTATTGCGTACCTATCGTTTGTCTAATAAGGAAATGGCATTTGTTAAAGCTGTTTTAAGTGCGTTTCATGCGCTACAAAAAGGCTGGACAAGTATGGACTATTTTACGTATTCGTTAGAGGAGCTCGAAACAGCACAATATTTTGCGCAATTGAAAGAACTAGCGACCAACTCGCAGCAAAGTATACGGGAGGCTCAGGCACGCTTACCAATAAGACATCGCCAAGAGCTTGTAGTAAATGGAATGGATTTACTACAATGGTCTGGACAAAATCGAGGACCATGGTTAAAAGAAGCCTTGCAATTGATTTTAACGGCTGTTATTAATGGGGAACTGTCTAATGAGCGCAAAGACATCAAAGATTGGTTTGAGCGGGAGTATGACCTTGAAGGATGA
- a CDS encoding YitT family protein gives MFKQIRIRNIIAIMLGAAIYSFGFVHFNMQNQLGEGGFSGITLVLYFTLGWDPALLNLILNIPMFILGWRLLGKKSFIYTLIGTISVSIFLKIFQKYQFTIHLEDDLFLVALFAGVFVGLGLGIVFRFGGTTGGVDILARLGHKYLGWSMGKTMFIFDAIVIIISWLTFLDARSMMYTLVAVFVGARVIDFVQDGAYAGRGALIISEKSSAIADMIALRMERGVTILEGHGHFTKQAKEVIYCVVGRNEVVRLKSIIHEVDPHAFVSISEVRDVAGEGFTLDDQKQPLH, from the coding sequence ATGTTCAAACAGATCAGAATTCGTAATATTATCGCAATAATGCTCGGAGCAGCCATTTATAGCTTTGGTTTTGTACACTTTAATATGCAAAATCAGCTAGGTGAAGGTGGTTTTAGTGGGATTACCCTTGTTCTCTATTTTACACTAGGTTGGGATCCCGCATTACTTAATTTAATCTTGAATATTCCAATGTTTATTTTAGGTTGGCGCCTACTTGGAAAAAAATCTTTTATCTACACATTAATAGGTACAATTTCAGTATCCATTTTCCTGAAAATATTTCAGAAATACCAGTTCACGATTCATTTAGAGGATGATTTATTCCTCGTGGCACTGTTTGCTGGTGTTTTCGTTGGACTAGGGCTCGGTATTGTTTTCCGCTTCGGTGGCACTACTGGCGGTGTGGATATATTAGCACGTCTCGGCCATAAATATCTAGGCTGGAGCATGGGGAAAACAATGTTTATTTTCGATGCTATTGTTATTATAATATCGTGGCTAACATTTTTAGATGCACGTTCTATGATGTATACGCTAGTTGCTGTCTTTGTAGGTGCACGCGTTATTGATTTTGTTCAGGATGGTGCCTATGCAGGACGTGGAGCACTCATTATTTCTGAGAAATCGAGTGCAATTGCGGATATGATTGCATTACGTATGGAACGAGGCGTTACGATTTTAGAAGGGCATGGTCACTTTACAAAGCAAGCCAAAGAAGTGATTTACTGCGTTGTTGGACGCAATGAAGTTGTACGTTTAAAATCGATTATCCATGAAGTTGATCCTCATGCGTTCGTCTCCATTTCGGAAGTTCGTGATGTGGCGGGAGAAGGCTTCACGCTCGACGATCAAAAACAACCATTACATTAA
- a CDS encoding biotin--[acetyl-CoA-carboxylase] ligase codes for MSMSMKDEILKRLLVASGEAVSGQELADSLGVSRTAIWKHMQTLQEEGYTFETVKKKGYVLTGVPNTLSPTQLELFLKTEWLGREIHYFDVVDSTQTIAHKLAQEGAPDGTIVIGEEQTAGRGRMSRPWESAKGTGIWMTIILRPDVSPQQASSFTLVVAVAVTMAIKTLYKNVEPAIKWPNDLLINGKKCTGILTEMQAEADLVQALLVGIGINANQQENDFSPDIADIATSLRLAAGEEINRAALVATILQYLEQFTELFVKEGFSSIKELWEQMSCTIGQRIEVTTLRERFEGIASGITDEGVLQLTLEDGTIRTIYSGDIKIL; via the coding sequence ATGAGTATGTCCATGAAAGATGAAATTTTAAAAAGATTATTAGTAGCGAGTGGTGAGGCGGTTTCAGGACAAGAATTGGCAGATTCACTAGGTGTATCACGTACGGCGATTTGGAAGCATATGCAGACGCTACAGGAGGAAGGCTATACTTTTGAAACCGTTAAGAAAAAAGGTTATGTGTTAACTGGTGTGCCGAATACTTTAAGTCCAACACAATTAGAATTATTTTTAAAAACAGAGTGGTTAGGACGAGAAATTCACTATTTTGATGTGGTGGATTCCACACAAACAATTGCGCATAAGCTAGCACAAGAAGGTGCGCCAGATGGAACGATTGTCATTGGTGAAGAGCAAACGGCAGGACGTGGTCGCATGTCTAGACCATGGGAATCAGCAAAAGGCACGGGTATTTGGATGACCATTATTTTACGACCAGATGTATCACCACAGCAAGCGTCTTCATTTACACTTGTCGTAGCCGTAGCAGTGACAATGGCGATTAAAACTTTATACAAAAATGTTGAGCCTGCCATAAAATGGCCAAATGATTTACTAATAAACGGCAAAAAATGTACAGGAATTTTAACAGAAATGCAAGCAGAGGCTGACCTTGTACAAGCATTACTTGTAGGGATCGGTATCAATGCCAACCAGCAAGAAAATGATTTTTCACCTGACATCGCAGATATTGCCACATCGCTACGATTAGCTGCAGGAGAGGAAATTAATCGTGCCGCGCTTGTTGCAACGATTTTACAATATTTAGAGCAGTTTACTGAGCTTTTCGTAAAAGAGGGCTTCTCTAGCATTAAGGAGCTATGGGAGCAAATGTCATGCACAATAGGACAGCGTATTGAGGTGACCACTTTACGCGAACGTTTTGAAGGAATTGCAAGCGGCATTACAGATGAAGGCGTGCTACAGCTAACATTAGAAGATGGTACAATTCGAACAATTTATTCGGGAGATATTAAAATTTTATAA
- a CDS encoding nucleotide pyrophosphohydrolase — translation MTEQITMQALQKRVDDYIGQFKEGYFPPFELLARLTEELGELSREVQDVYGQKKKKSSEETNSIEEELGDFFFVLVCFANAQGIKLDEALLRVIHKFETRDKDRWTRKEEE, via the coding sequence ATGACAGAACAGATAACGATGCAAGCCTTGCAAAAACGTGTGGATGACTATATTGGGCAATTTAAGGAAGGTTATTTCCCTCCTTTTGAACTACTCGCACGTTTAACGGAAGAGCTTGGAGAATTGTCACGCGAAGTACAGGACGTATACGGGCAGAAAAAGAAAAAGAGCTCTGAAGAAACGAATAGTATTGAAGAAGAATTAGGTGACTTTTTCTTTGTTTTAGTATGCTTTGCTAATGCTCAAGGTATAAAATTAGATGAGGCACTTTTACGCGTCATACATAAATTTGAAACGAGAGATAAGGATCGCTGGACAAGAAAGGAAGAGGAATAA
- a CDS encoding GNAT family N-acetyltransferase, with protein MIDHLKGESVILRAMERQDWEAVHAYASQPIVCQYQPWGPNSEKESYEFVTQVMLDASIIPRSRFVFAVIVKEQVIGAGEINIRDSSNRQGEIGYIIHPDYWANGYATEVSKLLIDFGFKTLNLHRIFATCDPRNVGSAKVLEKVGMTNEGRIRQDLLLRDGWRDSLLYSILMHEW; from the coding sequence ATGATCGACCATTTAAAAGGGGAAAGCGTTATACTAAGAGCGATGGAACGTCAGGATTGGGAAGCCGTGCATGCATACGCATCTCAACCAATTGTTTGTCAATATCAACCTTGGGGTCCGAACTCCGAAAAAGAGTCATATGAGTTTGTCACACAAGTAATGTTAGATGCTTCAATCATACCTAGAAGTCGCTTTGTTTTTGCCGTCATTGTAAAGGAACAGGTAATTGGTGCTGGAGAGATTAATATTCGAGATAGTTCGAATAGACAAGGTGAGATTGGTTATATTATTCATCCAGATTATTGGGCGAACGGATATGCAACAGAAGTATCGAAGCTGCTAATTGATTTTGGATTTAAGACATTGAATTTACACCGTATTTTCGCCACTTGTGACCCAAGAAATGTTGGCTCTGCAAAAGTGTTAGAAAAAGTCGGCATGACCAATGAAGGTAGAATACGACAAGATTTGTTATTAAGAGATGGCTGGCGAGATTCTCTTTTATACAGTATTTTAATGCATGAATGGTAA
- a CDS encoding DUF1405 domain-containing protein produces MQMTRANIWYLLTHKTFLIILLLINLLGTIYGYYWYGWQLAITKPIFYIFVPDSPTASLFFCFVLLAWIVGKRWPLMEVLALVTLVKYGIWADVMNLWTLVETGYIGWQGWMLIGSHFAMAFQGILYIGKYVFSYWHVAVAAVWTLHNDVIDYVFGQMPMYRDLAEYTSAIGYFTFWLSIACIFIAIFSIRWRKYLPN; encoded by the coding sequence ATGCAAATGACACGTGCAAATATTTGGTACCTCCTTACGCATAAAACATTTTTAATCATATTACTACTTATCAACTTGTTAGGAACGATTTACGGCTATTATTGGTATGGCTGGCAATTAGCGATTACGAAGCCGATTTTTTATATTTTTGTACCAGATAGTCCGACTGCTAGTTTGTTTTTTTGTTTTGTGCTGTTGGCATGGATAGTAGGAAAAAGATGGCCATTGATGGAAGTGTTAGCACTTGTCACATTAGTTAAATATGGTATTTGGGCAGATGTAATGAATCTTTGGACTTTAGTAGAAACAGGCTACATTGGCTGGCAAGGTTGGATGCTTATCGGATCCCATTTTGCGATGGCATTTCAAGGAATCCTTTACATCGGTAAATATGTATTTTCGTATTGGCATGTTGCGGTTGCAGCCGTTTGGACTTTGCATAATGATGTCATAGACTATGTGTTTGGGCAAATGCCAATGTATCGTGATTTAGCGGAATATACAAGTGCTATTGGATATTTTACTTTTTGGTTATCAATTGCTTGTATTTTCATTGCTATTTTCTCAATTAGGTGGCGCAAATATTTGCCCAATTAG
- the mgsA gene encoding methylglyoxal synthase, whose protein sequence is MKIALIAHDRKKDNLVQFAIAYRDILNEHTLYATGTTGQRVIDATSLEVTRFRSGPLGGDQQIGAMIANNDMDMVIFFRDPLTAQPHEPDVSALIRLCDVYQVPLATNMGTAEILLKGLQEGFVDWRLIQERRD, encoded by the coding sequence ATGAAAATCGCATTAATTGCACATGATCGTAAAAAAGATAATCTAGTACAGTTTGCTATCGCGTATCGTGATATTTTAAATGAACATACACTTTACGCAACAGGTACAACAGGGCAACGTGTTATCGATGCAACAAGCTTAGAGGTTACACGTTTCCGCTCGGGTCCGCTTGGAGGGGACCAACAAATTGGCGCTATGATTGCCAATAATGATATGGACATGGTCATTTTCTTCCGTGATCCATTAACAGCACAACCACATGAGCCAGATGTTTCTGCACTTATCCGTCTTTGTGATGTTTACCAAGTGCCACTGGCAACAAATATGGGAACTGCAGAAATACTACTAAAGGGCCTACAAGAGGGCTTTGTGGATTGGAGACTGATTCAAGAAAGACGAGACTAA
- a CDS encoding zinc metallopeptidase, whose translation MYIVYFAIIMLLPLYAQMKVKGTYNKFAKERTMKGQTGAEVARAILDANGLYDVRVVPTQGVLSDHYNPATKTVALSESNFYEASVAGAAVAAHEVGHAIQHKEAYSMLTLRSKLVPVANFSSGFSWVFVMIGIFSGLSNMLLLGIVLLAAGVVFQLVTLPVEFDASKRALVQMNSLGIITNEEERPARKVLSAAALTYVAATAVAVLELLRLILIFTNMRSDD comes from the coding sequence ATGTATATTGTTTATTTTGCGATTATTATGCTACTGCCATTGTACGCTCAAATGAAGGTAAAAGGTACGTATAATAAGTTTGCAAAGGAACGTACCATGAAGGGACAAACTGGTGCTGAGGTAGCAAGGGCGATCTTAGATGCGAACGGCTTGTACGATGTGCGAGTTGTACCAACACAAGGTGTGTTATCTGATCACTACAACCCTGCGACAAAAACAGTCGCATTATCAGAAAGTAACTTTTATGAGGCAAGTGTAGCAGGTGCAGCGGTTGCTGCCCACGAAGTAGGCCATGCCATTCAACATAAAGAGGCATATTCAATGCTTACTTTACGTAGTAAGCTTGTTCCAGTTGCTAATTTTTCATCTGGCTTCTCATGGGTTTTTGTTATGATCGGAATTTTTTCTGGTTTATCTAATATGTTATTGCTAGGTATTGTCCTATTAGCAGCAGGTGTAGTGTTCCAATTAGTAACATTACCAGTTGAGTTTGACGCTTCAAAGCGTGCACTCGTGCAAATGAATTCACTTGGTATTATTACGAACGAAGAGGAACGTCCAGCGCGTAAAGTGTTAAGTGCCGCTGCGTTAACTTATGTAGCTGCTACAGCAGTAGCTGTTTTAGAATTATTACGATTAATTTTAATCTTTACAAATATGCGTAGTGATGACTAA
- the dapB gene encoding 4-hydroxy-tetrahydrodipicolinate reductase: MSIRVAIAGPRGKMGAEAVHTVMKHAKMELVAVLDYKEVGQTLADLEMFPASYTAPIFTDMNELVEVTAPDVLVDLTNPHAVYNHTKEALNLNVRPVIGTTGFTDAQLEELSALANEKELGCIIAPNFAIGAILMMKFAKEAAKYLPDVEIIEMHHDQKLDAPSGTGVKTAQLIQEVRAQKTQGHPQEKETIEGARGADFDGMRIHSVRLPGLVAHQQVLFGGDGQLLTIRHDSLNRNSFMSGVAFCVEEVMKMDQLVYGLENII; the protein is encoded by the coding sequence ATGTCGATTCGTGTAGCAATTGCAGGGCCAAGAGGAAAAATGGGAGCTGAAGCTGTACATACAGTTATGAAACATGCCAAAATGGAGTTAGTAGCTGTACTTGATTATAAAGAGGTTGGCCAGACATTAGCTGATTTAGAGATGTTTCCAGCAAGTTATACAGCACCAATCTTTACAGATATGAATGAGCTAGTAGAAGTAACTGCACCTGACGTATTAGTAGATTTAACGAATCCACATGCAGTATATAATCATACAAAAGAAGCTTTAAATTTAAATGTACGACCAGTTATTGGCACAACTGGTTTTACAGATGCGCAACTTGAAGAATTATCAGCACTTGCTAATGAGAAGGAGTTAGGATGCATTATTGCACCGAACTTTGCGATTGGGGCAATCCTGATGATGAAATTCGCTAAAGAAGCAGCAAAATACTTACCCGATGTAGAAATCATTGAAATGCACCATGACCAAAAGTTGGATGCACCATCTGGTACTGGTGTCAAAACAGCACAACTGATCCAAGAGGTGCGAGCACAAAAAACGCAAGGTCATCCACAGGAAAAAGAAACGATTGAAGGCGCAAGAGGGGCTGATTTTGATGGTATGCGAATTCATTCTGTTCGCTTACCTGGTTTAGTGGCACATCAGCAAGTATTGTTTGGAGGAGACGGTCAATTATTAACAATCCGTCATGACTCATTAAATCGTAATTCCTTTATGTCTGGCGTTGCATTTTGTGTAGAAGAAGTTATGAAAATGGATCAGCTAGTTTATGGTTTAGAAAACATCATCTAA
- a CDS encoding PadR family transcriptional regulator — MTFQLGSALLDACVLAIVDKEDAYGYSLTQQVQSVMDISESTLYPVLRRLQKANYLTTYDQPYQGRNRRYYQITEQGRIRLLELLQEWQMYKQKVDCVLLGGKLDG; from the coding sequence ATGACATTTCAGCTAGGCTCCGCATTACTCGACGCTTGTGTACTTGCAATTGTTGATAAGGAGGATGCATACGGCTACTCATTAACACAGCAAGTACAATCTGTGATGGATATATCCGAATCAACACTGTATCCAGTATTGCGCCGTTTACAAAAAGCGAACTACCTAACAACCTATGATCAACCTTACCAAGGGAGAAATAGACGGTATTACCAAATAACCGAGCAAGGGCGGATACGATTGCTAGAGCTTTTACAGGAATGGCAAATGTATAAGCAAAAAGTTGACTGTGTACTTTTAGGAGGGAAATTAGATGGATAG